Proteins from one Falco naumanni isolate bFalNau1 chromosome 2, bFalNau1.pat, whole genome shotgun sequence genomic window:
- the CLDN34 gene encoding claudin-34: MSSLVSTSHLQLAAFALGTVGWILCTVSMGIVEWRVWHVDNTTIISSGIAWVGIWKVCFISYLHISSGYREQFCRKFSDYDSSIPHEIYAAQGLLMIAMFMGLLGLTATIFALRNVYMGITHKTLITPFFLVGGFFYMFAGLCVLIPVSWNFYSVMHNQSIAFPPSYYMPSSPVAQEAGAAVPIGIIAVILLLLSGTFSLSYRFPVTANTIMKS, from the coding sequence ATGAGCTCCCTGGTGAGCACCTCGCACCTCCAGCTAGCCGCCTTCGCTCTGGGTACGGTAGGCTGGATCCTGTGCACGGTTTCAATGGGAATTGTGGAATGGAGAGTGTGGCACGTGGACAACACCACCATCATCTCCTCTGGCATCGCCTGGGTGGGGATTTGGAAAGTCTGCTTCATCAGTTACCTTCACATCTCATCTGGCTACAGAGAACAGTTCTGCCGTAAATTCAGTGACTACGACTCCTCCATCCCCCATGAAATTTATGCTGCTCAGGGTCTCCTGATGATTGCCATGTTCATGGGCTTGCTGGGACTGACCGCCACAATATTTGCTCTAAGAAATGTTTATATGGGAATCACTCACAAAACTCTCATTACCCCTTTCTTCCTAGTGGGTGGCTTCTTCTACATGTTTGCTGGTCTCTGTGTCCTGATTCCCGTGAGCTGGAATTTCTATTCTGTAATGCACAACCAGAGCATCgcttttcctccttcttacTACATGCCCTCCAGCCCAGTGGCACAggaagctggtgctgctgttcCTATCGGGATTATAGCTGTCATCCTCCTGCTGCTAAGTGGGACTTTTTCTCTTTCGTACAGATTCCCAGTAACCGCAAACACCATCATGAAATCCTGA